A window of Dorea formicigenerans contains these coding sequences:
- a CDS encoding TnpV protein, whose amino-acid sequence MAKTIFEEMGGKYERQGDYLIPCLTVPAEEEQPIGIWGQRHLDYLKHHCKVTYTNLLTSGRLNAYLADIDRQAQERFERLIEGMKQAQGITEQLKAENALEWTGCLNNIRACAREIVEKEIIFA is encoded by the coding sequence ATGGCAAAGACAATTTTTGAGGAAATGGGCGGCAAATACGAAAGGCAAGGCGATTATTTAATACCGTGCTTAACTGTACCCGCCGAAGAAGAACAGCCGATAGGCATCTGGGGACAGCGGCATTTGGATTATCTGAAGCATCACTGCAAAGTTACATACACCAATCTTCTTACAAGCGGCAGACTTAACGCTTACCTTGCCGACATTGACAGACAGGCACAGGAACGCTTTGAAAGGCTCATAGAGGGTATGAAACAGGCACAGGGCATAACGGAACAGCTAAAGGCAGAAAACGCCTTAGAATGGACAGGATGCCTCAATAACATAAGGGCTTGTGCGAGGGAGATTGTGGAAAAGGAAATTATTTTTGCATAA
- the tet(O) gene encoding tetracycline resistance ribosomal protection protein Tet(O): MKIINLGILAHVDAGKTTLTESLLYTSGAIAEPGSVDKGTTRTDTMNLERQRGITIQTAVTSFQWEDVKVNIIDTPGHMDFLAEVYRSLSVLDGAVLLVSAKDGIQAQTRILFHALQTMKIPTIFFINKIDQEGIDLPMVYQEMKAKLSSEIIVKQKVGQHPHINVTDNDDMEQWDAVIMGNDELLEKYMSGKPFKMSELEQEENRRFQNGTLFPVYHGSAKNNLGIRQLIEVIASKFYSSTPEGQSELCGQVFKIEYSEKRRRFVYVRIYSGTLHLRDVIKISEKEKIKITEMCVPTNGELYSSDTACSGDIVILPNDVLQLNSILGNEMLLPQRKFIENPLPMLQTTIAVKKSEQREILLGALTEISDGDPLLKYYVDTTTHEIILSFLGNVQMEVICAILEEKYHVEAEIKEPTVIYMERPLRKAEYTIHIEVPPNPFWASVGLSIEPLPIGSGVQYESRVSLGYLNQSFQNAVMEGVLYGCEQGLYGWKVTDCKICFEYGLYYSPVSTPADFRLLSPIVLEQALKKAGTELLEPYLHFEIYAPQEYLSRAYHDAPRYCADIVSTQVKNDEVILKGEIPARCIQEYRNDLTYFTNGQGVCLTELKGYQPAIGKFICQPRRPNSRIDKVRHMFHKLA; the protein is encoded by the coding sequence ATGAAAATAATTAACTTAGGCATTCTGGCTCACGTTGACGCAGGAAAGACAACATTAACGGAGAGTTTATTGTATACCAGTGGTGCAATTGCAGAACCAGGGAGCGTAGATAAAGGCACAACAAGGACAGATACAATGAATTTGGAGCGTCAAAGGGGAATCACTATCCAGACAGCAGTGACATCTTTTCAGTGGGAGGATGTAAAAGTCAACATTATAGATACGCCAGGCCATATGGATTTTTTGGCGGAAGTATACCGTTCTTTATCCGTATTAGACGGAGCAGTATTATTAGTTTCTGCAAAGGATGGCATACAGGCACAGACCCGTATACTGTTTCATGCACTACAGACAATGAAGATTCCGACAATTTTTTTCATCAATAAAATTGACCAAGAGGGGATTGATTTGCCAATGGTATATCAAGAAATGAAAGCAAAGCTTTCTTCGGAAATTATAGTGAAGCAAAAGGTTGGGCAGCATCCCCATATAAATGTAACGGACAATGACGATATGGAACAGTGGGATGCGGTAATTATGGGAAACGATGAACTATTAGAGAAATATATGTCAGGGAAACCGTTTAAAATGTCAGAACTGGAACAGGAAGAAAACAGGAGATTCCAAAACGGAACGTTATTTCCCGTTTATCACGGAAGTGCTAAAAACAATCTGGGGATTCGGCAGCTTATAGAAGTGATTGCCAGTAAGTTTTATTCATCAACGCCTGAAGGTCAATCTGAACTATGCGGGCAGGTTTTTAAGATTGAATATTCAGAGAAAAGGCGGCGTTTTGTTTATGTGCGTATATATAGCGGAACATTGCATTTGAGGGATGTTATTAAAATATCTGAAAAAGAGAAAATAAAAATCACAGAGATGTGTGTTCCGACAAACGGTGAATTATATTCATCCGATACAGCCTGCTCTGGTGATATTGTAATTTTACCAAATGATGTTTTGCAGCTAAACAGTATTTTGGGGAACGAAATGCTGTTGCCGCAGAGAAAATTTATTGAAAATCCTCTCCCTATGCTCCAAACAACGATTGCAGTAAAGAAATCTGAACAGCGGGAAATATTGCTTGGGGCACTTACAGAAATTTCAGATGGCGACCCTCTTTTAAAATATTATGTGGATACTACAACGCATGAGATTATACTTTCTTTTTTGGGGAATGTGCAGATGGAAGTCATTTGTGCCATCCTTGAGGAAAAATACCATGTGGAGGCAGAAATAAAAGAGCCTACTGTTATATATATGGAAAGACCGCTTAGAAAAGCAGAATATACCATCCACATAGAAGTCCCGCCAAATCCTTTCTGGGCTTCTGTCGGGTTGTCCATAGAGCCGCTCCCTATTGGAAGCGGAGTGCAGTATGAAAGCAGAGTTTCACTTGGATATTTAAACCAATCGTTCCAAAATGCGGTTATGGAGGGGGTTCTTTATGGCTGCGAGCAGGGGCTGTATGGATGGAAAGTGACAGACTGTAAAATCTGTTTTGAATATGGATTGTATTATAGTCCTGTAAGTACCCCCGCAGACTTTCGGCTGCTTTCCCCTATCGTATTGGAGCAGGCTTTAAAAAAAGCAGGGACAGAACTATTAGAGCCATATCTCCACTTTGAAATTTATGCACCGCAGGAATATCTCTCACGGGCGTATCATGATGCCCCAAGGTATTGTGCAGATATTGTAAGTACTCAGGTAAAGAATGACGAGGTCATTCTGAAAGGAGAAATCCCTGCCAGATGTATTCAAGAATACAGGAACGATTTAACTTATTTCACAAATGGGCAGGGAGTCTGCTTGACAGAGTTAAAAGGATACCAGCCAGCTATTGGTAAATTTATTTGCCAACCCCGCCGCCCGAATAGCCGTATAGATAAGGTTCGGCATATGTTCCACAAGTTAGCTTAA
- a CDS encoding cysteine-rich KTR domain-containing protein, which translates to MMKCEWILCPVCGSKTRNKIRKDTVLENYPLYCPKCRQESLIKVDNLKITVIKEPDA; encoded by the coding sequence ATGATGAAATGCGAATGGATATTGTGTCCTGTTTGTGGGAGCAAAACCCGTAATAAAATTAGGAAGGACACTGTTTTGGAGAATTATCCCCTTTATTGTCCAAAATGCAGACAAGAAAGCTTGATTAAAGTTGACAACTTGAAGATAACTGTCATCAAAGAGCCAGACGCTTAA
- a CDS encoding sigma-70 family RNA polymerase sigma factor: MKYAPRKVYIKESGGYVELSYTDFCRRRQADKGYMDKLFIPVQGCLLEVVREQYADFYRDRERWRYLQKLDARNSLLSLDGFTDSEGNPLDFIADEAADIAETVVNAVMVDRLKAALPLLSDSEQELIQAIFFDGLSEREVGARLGITQSVVNKRKARILRKLRKIIEN; encoded by the coding sequence GTGAAATACGCACCAAGAAAAGTATATATCAAAGAAAGCGGCGGCTATGTGGAACTGTCCTATACGGATTTCTGCCGCCGCAGGCAAGCCGACAAGGGATATATGGACAAGCTGTTTATCCCCGTCCAAGGTTGTCTGCTTGAAGTCGTAAGGGAGCAATATGCGGACTTCTACCGTGACAGGGAGCGGTGGCGTTACCTGCAAAAATTAGATGCGAGGAACAGCCTGCTATCTCTGGACGGATTTACGGACAGCGAGGGGAATCCTCTGGACTTTATCGCTGATGAAGCGGCGGACATTGCGGAAACCGTTGTCAATGCTGTTATGGTGGACAGGCTGAAAGCCGCCCTGCCTTTGTTGTCGGATAGTGAGCAGGAGTTGATACAGGCAATCTTTTTTGACGGACTTTCCGAGCGTGAAGTCGGGGCGAGGTTAGGCATAACCCAGAGCGTTGTGAACAAACGCAAAGCCAGAATCCTAAGAAAACTAAGAAAGATAATAGAAAATTAA
- a CDS encoding sigma-70 family RNA polymerase sigma factor, protein MAYNHGREDRKWRIWKEAEEKLLRECGVDEVTIEQIRIADRADFNSNRRFYRWTNDVAEYLEDMADRERQAEVNTVAELLDEIESENLYQVLVTVDGRTLKIVLLKMQGYSTKEIAPLVHLTTGAIYARLDHLRKKLRKIL, encoded by the coding sequence ATGGCATACAACCACGGACGGGAGGACAGGAAATGGCGTATCTGGAAAGAAGCGGAGGAAAAGCTGCTGCGTGAGTGCGGCGTTGATGAAGTGACCATTGAGCAGATACGCATAGCGGACAGGGCAGACTTCAATTCCAACAGGCGGTTTTACCGATGGACGAATGACGTTGCGGAATACCTTGAGGACATGGCAGACAGGGAGCGGCAAGCGGAGGTGAATACAGTTGCGGAGTTACTGGACGAGATTGAGAGCGAAAATCTCTATCAAGTATTAGTCACGGTGGACGGGCGTACCTTGAAAATCGTCCTGCTGAAAATGCAGGGGTATTCCACAAAGGAGATTGCCCCACTTGTGCATTTGACGACTGGTGCCATCTATGCGAGGTTAGACCATCTGCGGAAGAAGCTTCGGAAAATTTTGTAA
- a CDS encoding sigma factor-like helix-turn-helix DNA-binding protein has product MAYKAKAYTLREESTESGIRYFISFKDGQGEHHELEVSEQLFFEFRQMERRNRNLLQWDERHREFSEVWDETLNRRALKLPKSIEEQMIEAERAELLCKAVDRLPEIQRRRFLLYYEYEFNFYQIAAMEHCTASAIQKSVAVAKKKVKAEMRKYLQP; this is encoded by the coding sequence ATGGCATATAAAGCTAAGGCGTACACGCTTCGGGAGGAATCCACGGAAAGCGGTATAAGGTATTTTATCAGTTTTAAGGACGGGCAGGGGGAACACCACGAACTGGAAGTATCCGAGCAGTTATTCTTTGAATTTCGGCAGATGGAACGCAGGAACAGGAATCTTCTCCAATGGGACGAGCGGCACAGGGAGTTTTCGGAAGTATGGGACGAAACGCTGAACAGGCGGGCGTTAAAGCTGCCTAAGAGCATTGAGGAACAAATGATTGAAGCAGAACGGGCGGAACTGCTCTGTAAGGCGGTTGACAGACTGCCAGAGATACAAAGGCGACGTTTCCTGCTCTACTACGAGTATGAGTTCAATTTTTACCAAATCGCCGCTATGGAGCATTGCACCGCTTCTGCAATACAGAAATCCGTTGCTGTTGCAAAGAAGAAAGTAAAAGCGGAAATGAGGAAATATCTCCAACCATGA
- a CDS encoding AAA family ATPase: protein MQKLQTVNAETLLYEPLEKPSFVVDSLIPTGLSLFCGSQKIGKSWLMLKLCLCVSQGIPLWDMTTMEGDVLYLCLEDTFCRIQDRLFRLTDEASGRLHFAVASCKLSDGLIVQLEDYLKDYPDSRLIVIDTLQKVRTASKDNAYASDYGDISLIKDFADRHSLAVIVVHHIRKQNDSDVFNKVSGTTGLTGSADATFVLEKEKRASDTAKLYVTGRDTPYQEYTLRFRDCSWELVERKTQEQLAKETIPDVLFRLVDFMRDKEEWAGTATELLAAMGETETIPTVITKWLNEYHTTFLSENRICYQYSRRKDGRQIALARRAGDSGDGGDSDIGIPPVTVIDA, encoded by the coding sequence ATGCAGAAGTTACAGACAGTCAACGCCGAAACGCTCCTTTATGAGCCGCTTGAGAAGCCGTCCTTTGTGGTGGACAGCCTTATCCCCACAGGCTTGTCGCTGTTCTGCGGCTCACAGAAGATAGGCAAGAGCTGGCTCATGCTGAAGCTGTGCTTATGCGTGTCGCAGGGAATCCCCTTATGGGACATGACGACAATGGAGGGCGATGTGCTTTACCTCTGCCTTGAGGACACGTTCTGCCGCATACAGGACAGGCTGTTCCGTTTGACGGACGAAGCGAGCGGGCGGCTTCATTTTGCCGTGGCAAGCTGCAAGCTGTCAGACGGTCTTATCGTGCAGCTTGAGGATTATCTGAAAGACTATCCAGACAGCAGGCTCATTGTCATTGATACCTTGCAGAAAGTCCGTACAGCTTCAAAAGACAACGCCTATGCAAGCGACTATGGGGACATCTCCCTAATCAAAGATTTTGCCGACAGGCACTCTCTGGCGGTCATTGTCGTACACCACATCCGAAAGCAGAATGACAGCGATGTGTTCAACAAGGTGTCTGGGACGACAGGCTTAACGGGGAGTGCGGACGCTACCTTTGTTCTGGAAAAGGAGAAACGGGCATCTGACACCGCCAAGCTGTATGTAACGGGCAGGGACACGCCCTATCAGGAATACACGCTCCGTTTCCGTGATTGCAGTTGGGAACTTGTGGAGAGGAAAACGCAGGAGCAGCTTGCGAAAGAAACGATACCAGATGTCCTTTTTCGGTTGGTGGATTTTATGAGGGATAAGGAAGAATGGGCAGGCACGGCAACGGAGCTGTTAGCCGCTATGGGGGAAACGGAAACCATACCCACGGTGATTACGAAATGGCTGAATGAATATCACACCACATTTTTAAGCGAGAACCGTATCTGCTACCAGTACAGCCGCAGGAAAGACGGCAGGCAGATTGCCCTTGCAAGGAGGGCGGGTGACAGCGGTGACGGCGGTGACAGCGATATTGGGATACCCCCTGTTACTGTCATTGACGCTTAA
- the mobV gene encoding MobV family relaxase codes for MPYAILRFQKRKAGGVAACERHNERKKEAYKSNPDIDMERSKNNYHLVAPPKYTYKKEINRKVAEAGCRTRKDSVMMVETLITASPEFMNQLPPEEQKAYFTMALDFISERVGEQNILSAVVHMDERTPHMHLCFVPITPDNKLSAKTILGNQKSLSEWQTAYHERMSSRWNQLERGQSSMETKRKHVPTWLYKLGGRLDKQYGEIVSALSDINAFNAGKKRDKALELVAAWLPEVEKFSKEIGRQQAYIDSLKEQIGQEADYAGRMRDEKYEQELKVQKANQRIFELQRTNEQMGRLLSKIPPEVLEELQRTGRNKSRER; via the coding sequence ATGCCCTATGCAATCCTGCGTTTCCAGAAACGCAAAGCGGGCGGCGTTGCGGCTTGCGAACGCCACAACGAGCGGAAGAAAGAAGCCTACAAAAGCAACCCAGATATCGACATGGAACGCTCTAAAAATAACTATCATCTTGTCGCACCGCCAAAGTACACCTATAAGAAAGAGATTAACCGAAAGGTAGCCGAAGCAGGGTGCAGGACAAGGAAAGACAGCGTGATGATGGTGGAAACGCTCATCACGGCTTCACCAGAATTTATGAACCAGTTACCGCCCGAAGAACAGAAAGCGTATTTTACGATGGCTCTGGATTTCATTTCGGAGCGTGTCGGGGAGCAGAATATCCTCTCCGCAGTCGTCCACATGGACGAGAGAACGCCCCATATGCACCTCTGCTTTGTGCCGATTACACCAGACAATAAGCTGTCCGCCAAAACAATTTTAGGCAATCAAAAGAGCCTGTCGGAGTGGCAGACCGCCTACCATGAGCGGATGTCCTCACGTTGGAATCAGCTTGAGAGAGGTCAATCTTCGATGGAAACCAAGCGGAAACACGTCCCCACATGGCTCTATAAGTTGGGCGGCAGGCTTGATAAGCAGTATGGGGAAATCGTGTCTGCCCTGTCCGACATCAACGCCTTTAACGCAGGGAAAAAGCGTGACAAGGCTCTGGAACTGGTTGCCGCATGGCTGCCCGAAGTGGAGAAATTCTCTAAGGAAATCGGCAGACAGCAGGCGTATATCGACAGCTTAAAGGAGCAAATCGGGCAGGAAGCCGACTATGCAGGGCGTATGCGTGATGAAAAGTACGAGCAGGAATTAAAGGTGCAGAAAGCCAACCAGAGGATATTTGAATTGCAGAGAACCAACGAGCAGATGGGGCGGCTGCTCTCAAAGATACCGCCAGAAGTGTTGGAAGAATTACAGAGAACAGGCAGAAACAAATCAAGAGAAAGGTAA
- a CDS encoding ParB/RepB/Spo0J family partition protein — protein MKKQDFKVLKTKDLYPFPDNPFHVVEDETLSELAESIKEFGIVTPIITRPKEDGNGYEVIAGQRRVRASELAGINTVPAFVLPLDRDRAIITLVDSNLQRENILPSERAFAYRMKSEAMKRQGFRTDLTSSQVVTKLRTDDKVAQGFGVGRMTVQRFIRLTELIPPILQMVDEGKIALTPAVELSFLKKDEQENLFATMESEEATPSLSQAQRMKSMSQSGQLDMDMIFSIMTEEKGNQKETLKINTSKLKKYFPKDTTPKQMEETIIRLLERELQRKRSRDSR, from the coding sequence ATGAAGAAACAGGATTTTAAGGTGTTAAAGACCAAAGATTTATACCCGTTTCCCGACAATCCGTTTCATGTTGTGGAGGATGAAACGCTGTCAGAGTTAGCGGAAAGCATCAAGGAATTTGGCATTGTCACGCCGATAATCACACGCCCGAAAGAGGACGGGAACGGTTATGAAGTGATTGCGGGGCAGCGGCGTGTCCGTGCGTCCGAACTTGCAGGTATAAATACCGTGCCTGCATTTGTCCTGCCCTTAGACCGTGACCGAGCCATCATCACCCTTGTAGACAGTAATTTACAGCGTGAAAATATCCTGCCATCGGAGCGGGCGTTTGCCTACAGGATGAAATCCGAAGCCATGAAGCGGCAGGGTTTCCGCACAGACTTAACCTCGTCACAAGTTGTGACGAAGTTGCGGACGGACGACAAAGTGGCACAGGGCTTCGGCGTGGGCAGGATGACCGTCCAGCGTTTTATCCGCCTGACGGAACTGATACCGCCGATTTTGCAGATGGTGGACGAGGGGAAAATCGCCCTCACACCTGCGGTGGAACTGTCCTTTTTGAAGAAAGACGAGCAGGAAAATCTCTTTGCCACGATGGAGAGCGAAGAAGCAACGCCCTCACTCTCACAGGCACAGCGGATGAAAAGCATGAGCCAGAGCGGGCAGCTTGACATGGATATGATATTTTCCATTATGACGGAGGAAAAGGGAAACCAGAAAGAAACCTTGAAAATCAACACAAGCAAACTGAAAAAATACTTTCCGAAGGACACAACGCCGAAGCAGATGGAGGAAACCATCATCCGACTTCTGGAACGTGAGTTGCAGAGAAAACGGAGCAGGGACAGCCGCTAA
- a CDS encoding YdbC family protein: MKEIQYEIVKEIAVLSASDSGYTKEINLISWNGREPKYDIRSFSPNREKCGKGITLNADEAAALLEALQKEVNSGD, translated from the coding sequence ATGAAAGAAATCCAGTATGAGATTGTAAAGGAAATCGCCGTATTGTCTGCGAGTGACAGCGGCTACACAAAGGAAATCAATCTTATTTCATGGAACGGGAGAGAGCCGAAATATGACATCCGCAGCTTTTCCCCGAACCGTGAGAAGTGCGGAAAGGGTATCACGTTGAACGCTGATGAAGCAGCGGCACTCCTTGAAGCATTACAGAAAGAAGTAAACAGCGGGGATTGA
- a CDS encoding recombinase family protein, with amino-acid sequence MAGIRTENKIYEVGIYCRLSKDDGTDNESASIATQKSILTDYVKRQGWHLAKTYVDDGYSGTNFQRPSFQNMIKDIENGLINCVITKDLSRLGRNYLDCGLYLEVFFPEHNVRYIAVNDGVDTLNKSAMDITPFRNILNEMYSADVSVKIKSAYRARFQQGKFMGTTAPYGYVKDPADHNHLLIDDKVAHVVREIFDLALAGNGIAKIRKHINKQHILRPAAYAVEQGATGYERYFEDNEENRYIWSENSVRGILRSPIYAGNLAGYKRIAANMKSKKRPSKLPEEWEVIPDTHEGIVTQEEFDTVQQLMTSRRREQNAGGFENIFSGVIKCADCGYAMRAASANRRKRPDIIDCVQYTCNNYGRYGNVMCTAHSIEARDLFNAVLADINRFADMAVNDEKAVRAIERRLTETDQSRAKSLEKEKKKLNKRLAELDRLFSSLYEDKVMERITERNFEMMSGKYQKEQLEIEARLKEVTETLNDSYEKSQGVRDFLSLIRNYQGLKELDATIINALIDKILVSEREKLADGTVRQEIKIYYKFIGFVGELHITPTKRWTALKPKNCTVCGVEYVPSSGISKYCPACAKRIQREKSNESKRRSRERNRRACIELSAKNDRLILPSARAVSSARVTRILLSMCTAM; translated from the coding sequence ATGGCAGGAATAAGAACGGAGAACAAGATTTATGAAGTCGGCATTTACTGCCGCTTATCAAAGGACGATGGCACGGATAACGAGAGTGCGAGCATTGCGACACAAAAATCCATCCTCACGGATTATGTGAAAAGGCAGGGATGGCATTTAGCAAAAACGTATGTTGACGATGGCTACTCTGGAACAAATTTCCAAAGACCAAGTTTCCAGAATATGATTAAGGACATTGAAAACGGGCTGATAAACTGCGTGATTACAAAAGATTTATCCCGTCTGGGGAGGAACTATCTTGATTGTGGGTTATATCTGGAAGTCTTTTTCCCAGAGCATAACGTGAGGTATATAGCGGTCAATGACGGCGTGGACACCTTAAACAAATCCGCTATGGACATCACGCCTTTCCGCAACATCCTAAACGAAATGTATTCTGCCGATGTGTCAGTCAAGATAAAATCGGCGTACCGTGCGAGGTTTCAGCAGGGGAAATTCATGGGAACAACAGCCCCTTATGGCTATGTCAAAGACCCTGCCGACCACAACCATCTGCTGATAGATGACAAAGTTGCCCATGTGGTAAGGGAGATATTCGACCTTGCGTTAGCGGGCAACGGCATCGCCAAAATCCGCAAGCACATCAACAAACAGCATATCCTACGCCCTGCCGCTTATGCGGTGGAGCAAGGGGCAACAGGCTATGAGCGGTACTTTGAGGATAACGAGGAAAACCGTTATATTTGGAGCGAGAACAGCGTGAGGGGCATTTTAAGAAGCCCGATATATGCGGGCAACCTTGCAGGCTACAAGCGGATTGCAGCCAACATGAAAAGCAAGAAACGCCCCTCTAAGCTGCCCGAAGAATGGGAAGTGATACCAGACACCCATGAGGGGATAGTCACGCAGGAGGAATTTGACACCGTACAGCAGCTTATGACGAGCCGCAGGCGGGAGCAGAACGCAGGGGGATTTGAGAATATCTTTTCGGGCGTTATCAAGTGTGCGGACTGCGGCTATGCGATGCGGGCGGCGAGTGCCAACAGGAGGAAACGCCCCGACATCATCGACTGCGTACAATACACCTGCAATAATTATGGCAGATATGGCAATGTTATGTGTACCGCACACAGCATTGAAGCGAGGGACTTATTCAATGCCGTCCTTGCCGACATCAACCGCTTTGCGGATATGGCGGTCAATGATGAAAAGGCGGTCAGAGCCATAGAAAGGCGGCTCACGGAAACAGACCAGAGCAGGGCGAAATCATTAGAGAAAGAAAAGAAGAAGCTGAACAAACGCCTTGCGGAGCTTGACAGGCTGTTTTCCTCTCTCTATGAGGACAAGGTAATGGAGCGTATCACGGAGCGGAATTTTGAGATGATGTCGGGGAAATACCAGAAAGAGCAGCTTGAAATTGAAGCACGGCTGAAAGAGGTAACGGAAACGCTCAATGACAGCTATGAGAAATCGCAGGGCGTGAGGGACTTTCTATCCCTAATCCGCAACTATCAGGGGCTGAAAGAGTTGGACGCAACCATCATAAACGCACTCATAGACAAGATACTTGTTTCGGAACGTGAGAAACTTGCGGACGGGACAGTAAGGCAGGAAATCAAGATTTACTATAAATTCATCGGCTTTGTCGGTGAATTACATATCACACCCACAAAGCGGTGGACGGCGTTAAAGCCTAAAAATTGTACGGTGTGCGGTGTTGAATACGTCCCCAGCTCTGGAATATCAAAGTATTGTCCCGCTTGTGCTAAGAGGATACAGAGGGAGAAATCAAACGAGAGCAAACGCAGGAGTAGGGAGAGGAACCGAAGGGCATGTATTGAACTGTCCGCAAAAAATGACCGACTGATCTTGCCCAGCGCAAGGGCCGTATCGAGCGCCAGGGTAACCAGAATCCTCTTGTCCATGTGTACCGCTATGTGA
- a CDS encoding DUF3849 domain-containing protein, with the protein MNTNNLNTALYEKMATEQEKYRDWLKSQPPEEVLNHAYEYTIREDIVMAMEELELTDTQAQALLESPSPLADVYRYFEKLETGYMDVIRDSIENRADDVCRAKEELRTTPIYPHSAAYAREHGELEQYRASNNVNRQCKKSIEAAVREHFDGMYLSHDAAKGVIETYGMERVSMVLSNTVQLQDWDGRYSRRNKEWAKTIPNDNPETVRCGYTLNSHPAVLDGFIDLVREEQQRSRTQREKLEPSRPSVRDKLKQELPAHKSAAPKKREPER; encoded by the coding sequence ATGAATACCAATAATCTGAATACGGCCCTTTATGAAAAGATGGCCACTGAGCAGGAAAAATATAGGGACTGGTTGAAAAGCCAGCCCCCGGAAGAAGTCTTAAACCATGCCTATGAGTACACCATCCGTGAGGACATCGTGATGGCAATGGAGGAACTGGAGTTGACCGACACCCAGGCTCAGGCACTTTTGGAATCTCCCTCTCCGTTGGCGGATGTGTACCGCTATTTTGAAAAGCTGGAGACCGGCTATATGGATGTGATCCGGGACAGCATTGAGAACCGTGCCGACGATGTGTGCAGAGCTAAAGAGGAACTGCGAACAACACCGATCTATCCCCATTCAGCTGCCTATGCGAGAGAACATGGGGAGCTGGAGCAGTACCGAGCTTCCAACAATGTAAATCGCCAATGCAAGAAGTCTATTGAAGCGGCGGTGCGGGAGCACTTCGACGGAATGTATCTCAGCCACGATGCGGCAAAGGGTGTGATCGAGACCTATGGCATGGAGCGTGTGTCTATGGTTCTGTCTAACACGGTCCAGCTTCAGGACTGGGATGGGCGCTACTCCCGACGCAACAAAGAATGGGCTAAGACCATTCCTAATGATAATCCCGAAACCGTCCGTTGTGGTTATACCTTAAACAGCCACCCTGCTGTTCTGGATGGTTTTATTGATCTGGTGCGTGAAGAACAGCAGCGCAGCCGTACCCAGAGAGAAAAGCTGGAACCGTCCCGTCCCTCAGTACGGGATAAGCTCAAACAGGAACTGCCCGCCCATAAGTCTGCCGCCCCGAAAAAACGGGAGCCGGAGCGATAA
- a CDS encoding plasmid mobilization protein has product MAKRKRDVPVLFWVSAEELELIHQKMQQYGTENLSAYLRKMALDGYVVKLELPELKELVSLMRRSSNNLNQLTRKVHETGRVYDADLEDISQRQEQLWEGVSQILTQLSKLS; this is encoded by the coding sequence ATGGCAAAGCGCAAGCGGGATGTTCCGGTTTTGTTTTGGGTGTCCGCAGAAGAACTGGAACTGATCCATCAAAAGATGCAGCAATACGGGACAGAGAATTTGAGCGCTTATCTGCGGAAAATGGCGCTGGATGGGTATGTGGTCAAGCTGGAACTGCCGGAGCTGAAGGAGTTGGTCTCCCTGATGCGCCGAAGCAGCAACAACTTGAATCAGCTGACCCGCAAAGTGCATGAGACCGGGCGGGTTTATGATGCTGACTTGGAGGATATATCCCAGCGGCAAGAACAACTGTGGGAGGGTGTGAGTCAAATCCTTACTCAGCTTTCTAAACTTTCATAA
- a CDS encoding CD1845 family protein: protein MKILKCLLMIVTAPAILVLTIFVWLCTGLIYISGLVLGLLSTIIALLGVAVLITYSPQNGAILLIMAFLISPMGLPLAAIWLLGKVQSLKFAIQDWVYG from the coding sequence ATGAAGATTTTGAAATGCCTGCTGATGATTGTAACTGCACCGGCCATTTTGGTGTTGACAATTTTTGTCTGGCTTTGTACGGGGCTGATCTACATATCCGGTCTGGTGCTTGGTCTGCTCAGCACGATAATTGCTCTGCTTGGCGTGGCTGTGCTTATTACCTATTCCCCGCAGAATGGTGCAATTTTGCTGATTATGGCATTTTTGATTAGCCCGATGGGGCTGCCGCTGGCTGCGATCTGGCTGCTGGGAAAGGTGCAGAGTTTGAAATTTGCGATCCAGGATTGGGTGTATGGGTAA